The DNA window TATTTCCACGTTCCAGTTGACGAAGCCCATCCACAAACAGTAATGAATGCTCAACAAAATACAACAGAATTCGATAAAATAAAAATGCAAATTGATTGCGCCTTTTCCAATAATTCAGCGTACTGTCTACACGTTCCCGGATAAAAGTTCTTTCGCCGGCATGCCCTTTTTGTTCTTCATGCTTCCGAAAAGCAACGAGGTCATCGTCAAAATAATGGAAGCGATAGCGGCTTTGCGCTTTTAGAAAGAAGTCAAAATCCATAGAGTAATGATAATCGACAAGCAGTGGGCCGACAGCATCAAACACTTCACGCTTGAATACAGTACCCGGCTGCCAGAGACGCAACGCCCCCCACCACCAATGCAACATTTTCCACGGCGTATAATTAGGCGCATGTTTTTCTTTTGGTCGCCCGTCTGCATCAACAAAGAGAATATTGCTATAAATCACGCTCGCGTCTGGATGCGCTTGTATATACTCAGACAGTTTGTTTAACGCGCCCGGTAACAAATAATCGTCTGAGTTAACCCACACGATCCATTCATTGCTGCTGCGCTCGATTGCTTTGTTGATTGCGTCAGACTGCCCGCTGTCCGGCTCCGATATCCAGTTGAGAGTTTCGTAATTTTTCATCACCTCAATGGTACCGTCGGTCGATTGATTATCGGCAATTACATGCTCAACAGATGGATAATTTTGTTCCAGAACCGACTCGATATTCACGCGAATATACGCCGCCTGATTAAACGAGGGCGTCACTACGCTAAAACTGGGTGGCGATGATTGAGAAGCGTTTGTTTGTTGATTTGACGAGTTCATAGATTAATCAATTATGGGATTACAGAATAGCGCGGCTTAATTGACCACGTTTTCATATCGCGGTTGTAACATACATGGTTTGTCTTTGCAGCAAACCAACAGTGTTCCAATAGCACTTGGGGCGCGCCCCGAAATAATAAAGCGATGCGGCGAGCAAACGTCTTTGCGACGCTGGCTGATCCGCCGCCGTGCGCTGCGAGTATTTGGTTGATCTGATTTTCATATTCCTGCCAATGGACGTTGCTGCGTTGTTCATCCGTCCAACGAAAACACCCCAATGGAGCAGCAAGCGCATACACTTCGGCGTGCTGCCAAAACCGGAGCCATAATTCAAAGTCAGCCGCTAACGTATAAGTTGTGTTTAATTTGGCGCCCGCGCGCTGCCACAGTGAACGCCGCCAAAAGGTCGATTCCTGCTGCATCGCGGCATGCACCGTTCTATCCTGACGAAACTGAATTGCGTCGGGAAACAGAGCGCGGTTTTGATTAAATCCCGCTGTTTTTTCGGAGGCGACAATCACGCCGTCTCGATCAGCAAACATGGGAAATTGCGATGTTAGCCACTCAATATCAGGAAACGTCTCAAAGATATCCAACACAGCAGACAGCGTGTAAGGCAAATAAAAGTCATCGGCATTTAGCCAAGCGAGAATTTCGCCTTGCGCTATCGCAAATCCCTTGTTGATTGCATCGTACGGGCCGTCGTCCGCCTCAAAAATCAACACCACGCCGTCATATTCTTTAAGGATATCTCGCGTCCCATCAGTAGAACCGCCATCAACAATAATATGCTCGACGCCGCTGCAATTTTGCCGCTGAATACTTTCGACGACTGTATGAATCGTTTTCGCGGCATTAAAGCATGGCGTAACAATACTAAGGCGCGGCTTGGTGGCTGTCATTGTATGATTA is part of the Candidatus Hinthialibacter antarcticus genome and encodes:
- a CDS encoding glycosyltransferase family 2 protein produces the protein MNSSNQQTNASQSSPPSFSVVTPSFNQAAYIRVNIESVLEQNYPSVEHVIADNQSTDGTIEVMKNYETLNWISEPDSGQSDAINKAIERSSNEWIVWVNSDDYLLPGALNKLSEYIQAHPDASVIYSNILFVDADGRPKEKHAPNYTPWKMLHWWWGALRLWQPGTVFKREVFDAVGPLLVDYHYSMDFDFFLKAQSRYRFHYFDDDLVAFRKHEEQKGHAGERTFIRERVDSTLNYWKRRNQFAFLFYRILLYFVEHSLLFVDGLRQLERGNKTVGWQLIWKGLSHNPLAIFRPEHAGFWVRKILGSERYYRLKSK
- a CDS encoding glycosyltransferase family 2 protein; the encoded protein is MTATKPRLSIVTPCFNAAKTIHTVVESIQRQNCSGVEHIIVDGGSTDGTRDILKEYDGVVLIFEADDGPYDAINKGFAIAQGEILAWLNADDFYLPYTLSAVLDIFETFPDIEWLTSQFPMFADRDGVIVASEKTAGFNQNRALFPDAIQFRQDRTVHAAMQQESTFWRRSLWQRAGAKLNTTYTLAADFELWLRFWQHAEVYALAAPLGCFRWTDEQRSNVHWQEYENQINQILAAHGGGSASVAKTFARRIALLFRGAPQVLLEHCWFAAKTNHVCYNRDMKTWSIKPRYSVIP